The sequence TGCGCGGATACCAGGCGGACAGCGGCGCCCGCCGCTCACACTCCGGCAGCAGGCCGGTGAAAGACTCGTACAGTTCGGGGTAAAAAGTCCGCGGGCCGGTGACGAAGGCCCATTGCAGTTCCTCGTCCGTGCCCAGAAACAGCGAGCGCACGACGATGCCCGCCACCGCCGCCGGACAGGCCTCGGCATAGGCGACGGCCAGCAGCGCGCCCCACGAGCCGCCGACGACAAGCCACCGCCGGATTCCCAGTTCCTCCCGGATCATCTCCAGGTCGGCGATCAGGTGCTGCGTGGTGTTCTCTTCAAGGCGGCCCTTCGGCGTGCTTTCCCCGGCGCCGCGCTGGTCCGGCGCGATGATGCGAAACCTGCCCGGCGGAAACAGACGGCACAATGCGGCGCGGCAGCCGCTGCCCGGGCCGCCGTGCAAAAACAGCGCCGGGCTGCCCTCTTCGGGGCCGTATTCCTTCACCGACAGGTTGTGGACGGCGCCGGCGCGGAAACGCCGGCGGCGGGGCTGTTGCGCCTGCGGGCCGGCAATATCGTGCCGAGCGTCAGACCTGGCCGCCTCCGCGGCGGCGCCGGACGGGCGCATTGTCAGGCGCGGGCGTGAACCACGGGGATGCCGCGGAGACGGCGGTAGTCAAAGTCCGTCTCGCCGCTCCCGGATTCAAGCAGCGCGATGTTGACGAGATGTTCGTGATGCTCCGAGAACTCGCACGCGGGGTCCATGTTGGCGGCGTCGCCGGTGATGGCGAACGCCTGGCAGCGGCAGCCGCCCCAGTCAATCTCGCGGCGCGGGCACGAGAGGCATTTTTCGGGCATCCAGTCGGTGCCGCGGTATTTCTCGAACGACTCCGAGTTTTGCCAGATGTCCATCAGGCTGCGCTCCCTGACATTGTCGAACTGAAGCGCCGTGATGCTCTCCGCCGCGTGGCACGGCAGCACCTTGCCCGACGGCGTCACATTCAGAAACTGCCGCGCCCAGCCGCCCATGCACGCCTTCGGCTTCCTCGCGTAGTAATCCGGCACCACATAGTCAATAACCAGCACGCCCTTCAGCCGCTCGCGCGCGCGCTCGACCACATCGGTCGCCCGTTCCAGTTGCTCGCGCTTCGGCATCAGCGAAGCGCGGTTGTGGTACGCCCACCCGTAATACTGCACATGCGCCACCTCCATGCGCGAGGCGCCCATGTCAACGGCGAGGTCAATGATGGACGGCAGGTGCCCGATGTTCATTTTGTGGATGGGCGCGTTGACGGTCAGCGGCAGGTTGTTGCGCCGCACCGCCCTCGCGGCGATGCGCTTTTGCGCGTAGCCGTCGCGGTGGCCGGCGATGCGGTTGGCGCTCTCTTCCGCGCTGTCCTGCACGCTGATTTGCACATGCTTGAGGCCGAGGCCGGCGAGATTTTCGACGCGCGCGTCGTCCAGGCCGACGCCGGAGGTGATCAGGTTGCTGTAGAGGCCGAGTTGCTCCGCCTTGCCGACCAGGTCCTCGAGGTCGCGCCGCAGCGTCGGCTCGCCGCCGGAGAAGTGCACCTGCAAAATCCCCATCTTCACCGCCTGCTCCATCAGGTCCGACCACTGTTCCGTCGTCAGTTCGTTGGCCGCCTGCTCCAGTTGCAGCGGATTGGAGCAGTACGGGCACTGCAACGGGCAGCGGTGCGTCAACTCGAACAGAATGGAAACCGGCATGCCGATGCGGTTGTCTTTTGCGCTCATATTCGTATGAAGTCCTTGTCGGCCAGATCCTGAATCAGCGCCGTGATGTCGCGCAGAATCCGGTCTTCAGGTGCATTATAAGACCTGGCGAAGGTTTGCGCGATGCTGCGAAGCGTCGTCTTGCCGTCGCAAAGGCGCAAAATGCCGAGCGCCGTCTCGTCCGGCTCCAGCAGGCGCTCCGGCGCAAGCAGCACCCAGCGCTCGCGCGTCTTGTCGTGGTGCAGTTTCACATGCGGCGGCAGCGCCGGCGTGGATTCAGCCGACACCAGGCGGCGCCGGCGGCTGTTTTCCTCAGCGGCCATCGGCGACAAAACAATCCGGCGGCACGATGCGCGGCTCCACATAGGAGAAATACAGCGCGTCCAGTTGGCTCCACAGCACATCGCACTTGAAGCGCAAGGCGGCCAGCACGCCGTGCTGCCGCTCCGGCGTGGCGGCGTTGTCGAGGACATATTGCAGCGCGAAGTCCACATCGCGGCGCGCCTGCGTCAGGCGGGGCTTGAAATAAGACATCGTCTCCTCGGTGATGAAGTCGTAACCGGCCAGCATCCCGGACATTCTCTCGGCGATGATGACGGGCGAGAAAATCTCGGTCAGCGACGACGCGACGGCGTCGAGCAGCGGCATCTCCGAGACAAAATGCACATAGGCGTTGACCGCGAATTTCGTCGCCGGCAGCGCGCCCTCGCGCGACATCACATAGTCGCGTTCAAGCCCCAGCCCGTCGGTCAGTTTAAGCCAGCGCTCAATGCCGCCGCCGCCCTCCTCGCCGCCGTCGTGGTCGGCGATTCTCTGGCGCCACTCGCGGCGCAGTTTGTGGTCGGGAATGCGCGCCATCAGCCGCGCGTCCTTGACGGGAATCGCCGCCTGGTAGCAGTAGCGGTTCAGCGCCCACGCCTGCACCTGCCCCTTGTCCAGTTGGCCGGTGTGCAGCAGGCGGTGGAAGGGGTGCTTGTCGTGGTAGTAGTTCTCGCCGATTTCGCGCAGGCGCCGCTCCAGGTCGCCGCGGCCCAGCAGGCTGTCGGGGCGCAGGTTCACAGGTCAATGACCTGGCCGTCGCGCGAGACCGTCCAGCCCGCCTGCTCGACAATCTTGCGCTCGGGCGAATGCTCGACCAGCACCGGGTTGGTGTTGTTGATGTGGATGTAGATTTTCCGTTCAATGCGGATGTCGCGGAAAGCCGCGAGCGAGCCGTCTTCGCCGTTCATGCTGATGTGCCCCATGCGCTGGCCGGTCTTTTTGCCGACGCCCATCGTGATCATCTCGTCGTCGCGGAACAGCGTGCCGTCAAAAAACAGCAGGCTGCCGCCGTCCAGGCGTTCTCTCAGGGAGTCGGTCAGGCGGGCGCAGCCGGGGATGTAGTGAAACGAGGCGCCGTTCTCCAGGCTCCGCACATGCAGGCCGACCGTGTCGCCTTCCTGCGTGCCGAAATCGCCGCCCCGGCTCTCGTCCTCAAGAAACAGGGCGACCTTGCCCGGCACCGCGAAGGCCTCCACCTCAAGCCCGAGCGGCCTCCCCTGCGCGTCCTCGGGCCGGAAAGGCGCGGACAGCGCGATGGTGTGGCGCCGGACATAATCCGGGTTCAGCACATTGAAAATAGAGTTGGTCTCCAGAATCCGGTGCACGCGACCGGAAGCGTAGATGCCGAAGGGTTCGCTCTCGCGCATCGTCAGCAGGCCGGCGATGTGGTCCACATCCCCGTTCGTCAGCACGACGGCCTTGACCGGGCTGCTGCGCAGCCCTTCGCGCGGATGCAGCGGTTCGGTTTGATTCAACTGCTGCCGCAAATCGGGCGAGCAGTTCAGAAGCAGGTAGCGGGCGCCGTCGGCGGTGACGGCAAGTGAGGATTGGGTTCTCGGAAAGGCCTGAGTACTGTCGTTTCTTGCGAGGCGGCAGTACTCAGAATTGCAGTTCCATTGCGGGTACCCCCCTCCTGCCGCAGAGCCTAAAACGATGATACGCATCAGAGTCGGGAATCACCGCTTTATCCATGAGACCCGGCGAGCAAGAGGGAGAAACCAACAACGTTTTGATTATTTGCCGTAATCAGGAGATTTCCGCGCAGGCATAGCAGTTGATTTCCATGCCTACGGAAATTTCTCTAATTGCGGGTGTTTTCCATTCTTTCATCAGTAGATCCTCCTGATATTGTTGAATGCTAATTAGCGTATTTGCGCCGAAACGCAGTTGCATACTATCATAAAGATTGGCGAAAAATCATTGAATTTTTCAATCTATCCGTCCGGTTTTGCGACAGTAAAACGGGGAGAAATAGCCCATAATATCAATCACTTGAAATGGGCTGTCAGAAGCAGCTCACCTCCGCCTCGGCCTGCGCCGCCTGGAGCCTGTCCACCGCCTGCCTGAGCCACTCGGCGGTGCGGAAAGCGGCGACGCGGTCGCCCTGCATCTGGCGCATTCTGAGCACCGTTTCCGCCTCCACATAGTCGTCGTATTTCATCTGCGCGGCGATCGCGTCAATCGTGCACGAACATTTGTTCAGTATCTCCATGGACTGGCCGTTGGTGCTCATGCAGGCGAACACAAACTCCGCGCGCGCGCTCGTCGGAAAGTCGTTGGCGGCGGCGCAGGAAGCGGCGCAGGAAAGAGCCAGCGCAAGACAGGCCACCGGGGTTTTCAGGCGCCCGTTCCCCGCCCGGAAGTTTCCGCGGCTTTTCATTGTTTTCATGTCAGCGTTCCTGCTGCGCGCGTTGGCCGGAGAAGGCCGCCGGCGGCTCAATCCGGCTGAATTTCATCTCGGTGTGTTCCAGCAGCCCGTCTTCCGGCGCGGCGCCCGGCAGCCGGGTCGCGATGCTGTAAATCCCGCCGGGAATGTCGTCGGCCAGCACAAACTCATAGCGCTTGGCCGGATAATTCTTGTACCGGTCGTCGCCTTTTCTGGAGGCGAGCGGCTCAAGAAACACCTTGTGCCCCTTGATGCGGCGCCCGTCGTGAGTGAAGGTAATCTCCTCGCTTGCGGCGGCGGTCAGAAACGCCTGCTTCATCAGGTGGCGAAAGTAATGGCGGCTGATTGCGCTCTCGCGGCCCATTTTGGTCACATCCCACTCAAGGAAATACATGATCAGCGGATTGCCGCGAAAGTCCTCGATGGCGTAGTTCCTGCCGTTCGCGCCGCTCAAAAACGCGGTTTCCAGGTTCTTGCCGCCGCTCTCCGACAGGCCGGTAATCTTCAGCGTCACCCGGTTTTCAATGGCCTCCGTCTGCGCGCCGTGCTGGCGAAAATCATAATGCAGCGACGCCTCGGAGCGGATATTCCGAAGGTGCGGCGTGTCAAACAGCAGCAGTTGCTCTTTGCTGTATTCATCATCGGTTTCCTGCGCGAGTGCGAGCGGCGCAAGCAGCAGCAGGGCCAATGCGACAAGGCCCGGCGGCGGGTTCGGCGGAAACCGCCTCTTCGTGTTCCATTTCATGGCTGCTCCTCCGTCAATTCCGGGAATTCCGGCGGCATCTTCACCGGTTTGCCGACGGCCAGTTCATGGCCCGCCTCTTTCCACTCGTCCACGCCGCCGGGAAACCAGTGGACATTGCGAAAGCCGTACTCAACCGCCCTTTTCGCCGCGTTCCACGACATCCAGCAGTTCGCGTCGCAGTAGAAAACCAGAATCCGCCCTTCGCGGTGGGTTGTCAGCATCTCCAGGTTGTCCATGAAATACCGCTCGCGGATGTCTGAAATGCGGCCATAACCGACATTCGGCAGCCACACGCTGCCCGGCAGGTTGTGGCGCGCCGGCGGGCGCCACAGGCGGTCGGCGGGAAAGTCGGGCGGCTTGCGGTCGCGCGGCAGCACATCAATCAGCGCGACATCCATGCCGCCGTCGTTTGCAATCAGCGCGTGCAGCGATTCGGCGTCCACCACGGTCGCGCCTTTCAGCGTCGCCGGCACCGGCGAGCGGTAATCGCTCATGCGGTAGTCCTGCGGTTCGGCGACAAAACCGGACGCGCCCGCCGCCTGCACCAGGACCGAGGCGGCGGCGAAAAGCAGCGAGACCGTCATTTTTCCGCGACCAGCGGCACGCCGTATTCGCGCATCAGCGCGTGCAGTTTGTCGCCGTTCTTGCGTATGAAGCGGTTGAGTTTGCGCTTCCAGTTGATTTCATTCGGGCGCACGCCCATCGTAATCCGGTAAATCATGCGGTGTTTTTCCGAGTGGTCCGAGACCAGCGGCGCCACCTTCAGGCGCGAGCCGTGTTGCCGGTTCAGGTAGCCCGCGAGAGGCCCCCACAAGACGGCGACATCCAGTTTGCCGGCCAGCAGATCCTTGACAACCTGCTCCGACGGCGAGTCCACCCGGGTGTCCACGACCAGATGGTAGGAGGCGACCTGCTCCATCAGGTCGTTTTCAAGCAGCAGGCCCGTCGGCGGCGTTCCCGCTATCAGGC comes from Gammaproteobacteria bacterium and encodes:
- the pqqC gene encoding pyrroloquinoline-quinone synthase PqqC — protein: MRPDSLLGRGDLERRLREIGENYYHDKHPFHRLLHTGQLDKGQVQAWALNRYCYQAAIPVKDARLMARIPDHKLRREWRQRIADHDGGEEGGGGIERWLKLTDGLGLERDYVMSREGALPATKFAVNAYVHFVSEMPLLDAVASSLTEIFSPVIIAERMSGMLAGYDFITEETMSYFKPRLTQARRDVDFALQYVLDNAATPERQHGVLAALRFKCDVLWSQLDALYFSYVEPRIVPPDCFVADGR
- the pqqB gene encoding pyrroloquinoline quinone biosynthesis protein PqqB, which encodes MMRIIVLGSAAGGGYPQWNCNSEYCRLARNDSTQAFPRTQSSLAVTADGARYLLLNCSPDLRQQLNQTEPLHPREGLRSSPVKAVVLTNGDVDHIAGLLTMRESEPFGIYASGRVHRILETNSIFNVLNPDYVRRHTIALSAPFRPEDAQGRPLGLEVEAFAVPGKVALFLEDESRGGDFGTQEGDTVGLHVRSLENGASFHYIPGCARLTDSLRERLDGGSLLFFDGTLFRDDEMITMGVGKKTGQRMGHISMNGEDGSLAAFRDIRIERKIYIHINNTNPVLVEHSPERKIVEQAGWTVSRDGQVIDL
- the pqqE gene encoding pyrroloquinoline quinone biosynthesis protein PqqE, coding for MSAKDNRIGMPVSILFELTHRCPLQCPYCSNPLQLEQAANELTTEQWSDLMEQAVKMGILQVHFSGGEPTLRRDLEDLVGKAEQLGLYSNLITSGVGLDDARVENLAGLGLKHVQISVQDSAEESANRIAGHRDGYAQKRIAARAVRRNNLPLTVNAPIHKMNIGHLPSIIDLAVDMGASRMEVAHVQYYGWAYHNRASLMPKREQLERATDVVERARERLKGVLVIDYVVPDYYARKPKACMGGWARQFLNVTPSGKVLPCHAAESITALQFDNVRERSLMDIWQNSESFEKYRGTDWMPEKCLSCPRREIDWGGCRCQAFAITGDAANMDPACEFSEHHEHLVNIALLESGSGETDFDYRRLRGIPVVHARA
- the pqqD gene encoding pyrroloquinoline quinone biosynthesis peptide chaperone PqqD; its protein translation is MAAEENSRRRRLVSAESTPALPPHVKLHHDKTRERWVLLAPERLLEPDETALGILRLCDGKTTLRSIAQTFARSYNAPEDRILRDITALIQDLADKDFIRI
- a CDS encoding PQQ-dependent catabolism-associated CXXCW motif protein, translating into MTVSLLFAAASVLVQAAGASGFVAEPQDYRMSDYRSPVPATLKGATVVDAESLHALIANDGGMDVALIDVLPRDRKPPDFPADRLWRPPARHNLPGSVWLPNVGYGRISDIRERYFMDNLEMLTTHREGRILVFYCDANCWMSWNAAKRAVEYGFRNVHWFPGGVDEWKEAGHELAVGKPVKMPPEFPELTEEQP
- a CDS encoding alpha/beta fold hydrolase, coding for MKEYGPEEGSPALFLHGGPGSGCRAALCRLFPPGRFRIIAPDQRGAGESTPKGRLEENTTQHLIADLEMIREELGIRRWLVVGGSWGALLAVAYAEACPAAVAGIVVRSLFLGTDEELQWAFVTGPRTFYPELYESFTGLLPECERRAPLSAWYPRILHDDPAIAVPAGFVWHDYERALSELRPSLPAFPQDLSAMADGTRALPSTPRMEAHYFSNGCFLEPGQLLDNARRLADIPGIIVQSRYDLLCPPQTAHALSRRWTACGVVTVEAAGHSQSEAGVEQAVAQAAASVADEAGL